TGTCAGGTAACGAAGTTTCCGATCATGCAAATACTAAAAACGGAGTCTTTGTTTTATTCCCAATATCAATTCTATTGCTTTGTTTCGTTTCTAGATTGCCCATTAGAACATAATCACTTGTAGAAAAGGTAGCGAGATGGGTCAAGGTGATGGAGAAGTCAAAAAGAGAGTTGCTTTTGTCCTGATCGATGGTTTGGGAGATGTCTCAATACCGAGATTAGGCTACAAAACTCCTCTACAGGCAGCAAACATACCCAATCTCGACGCAATCGCATCAGCTGGTATCAACGGTCTAATGGATCCAGTGGAAGTTGGGTTGGGATGCGGTAGTGACACAGCTCATCTCTCTCTGATGGGTTATGACCCTAGAGTGTATTATAGAGGACGTGGCGCGTTTGAGTCAATGGGTGCAGGGTTAGCAATGTCACCTGGTGATATAGCTTTTAAGGTGTGTGTTCTGAATCTGTATGTCCATCATCTTGTAGATTCTTTTGTTGAATCTTATAGGTTTGAGACCAATGCCAGGTGGTGGTTAGAATCTTAATAGAAGATTATTATCTAGGCCTATTTTTTGAATGTCTAGAGATTTAGAAAAAATAATTTTTTAGATCCGATTTGCTGCCTAGGCGCCGTCTAGACCGATTTTTAGAACACTGTTTGAGACTGTGAATGTTTTTGTTATGCAGTCTAATTTTGCGACATTGGATGAGAGTTCTGGAGTTGTTGTTAGCAGGAGAGCTGATAGACATTTCGAAGAAGAAGGGCCTATACTTTGTGCTGCTCTTGATGGCATGAAGCTTCCTTCTTTCCCTGAGTATGAAGTGAGAGTCAGGTGCAATATGTTATGTTACTAAGTCTCTTTATGATAATTTGGTATAGGGTTTTGGCTAAAGTAAGATGATCTTATACAGATATGCAACGGAACACAGATGTGGTGTGGTTGTAAAAGGGCCAAAGCTTAGTGGGAACATATCTGGAACAGACCCATTGAAGGATAATCGTTTGCTTCTCGAAGCTAAACCTTTGGATGAATCAGAAGAAGCCAAGCACACAGCTAAAGTCGTTAACGAGTTGTCTAGAGAGATCTCACGCATTCTTGTTTCACACCCGGTTAATGCAAAGAGACTTTCACAAGGCAAGAACATTGCCAATCTTGTCCTTCTACGAGGATGTGGCATTCGAATCGAGGTATGTGTGTTTCAGTACTTTCAAATAGGTCTCTATGAGTCTATGTACATATCTGTAGTGGTTCTTTTTGTTGTGTGTATAAAGGTTCCTCCTTTTGAAGAGAAGCATGGTTTGTGGCCTTGTATGGTAGCACCAACAAAGATTATAGCAGGACTTGGTATGTCACTAGGTATTGACATTCTTGAAGCTCCAGGAGCCACTGGAGATTATAGGACACTTCTTACTTCTAAAGCAGTTGCTATAGCTAATGCTCTCTCAGCTCCTTTGAATCCTTGTCCTAATGTCTTTGTACCGGGAGAGGATGGGCATAAACCGGGAAGGTCAGATGGTTATGATTTTGGGTTCCTTCATATAAAGGTGAACACTTTGTTTTCATCTTTTGACACAAAACTCAAAAGTTTCTATTCTATTTTTACTCCCTTTCATTAAGATACATATTTTAGAAAATTCAAAAAGATGCATTTTTTATATTTTTCTGTGCATTTTTATGAACTCTTAATGATTAATTGTATGTAATTTTTTAAAAAATTGCATTTATTGAATTCTTATTGGTTTAGAATTACGATAAATAGATAATCACAAAAAAATTATGCATTTATATCGGAAATTTAGTATGTTTTATTAATGAAAAGATATATTATTTTGAAACGGTGGGAGTATAATTCTTGCAGGCTATAGATGATGCTGGTCATGACAAGGCGACATTGTTCAAAGTTAGAGGCTTAGAAGCTGTGGATAAGGCGATACGTCAGCTTGCTAAGCTGCTATGGCAAGCTGAAACTTCTACAAATTATCAGTACTTCTTGTGTGTGACTGGTGATCATTCAACACCAGTTGAGTATGGAGACCACAGTTTTGAGCCTGTCCCATTCACAATGTGCCGGTTAAGAGAGTTTGTGGCCACGGTTGGAGGAGAAGCAGCCTTGTTAGAGACGTCTTTGGAGCCTTTTCCACTTCCGACGGTTGTGGAGTCTGCTGAATATCTCACTGGAAAAGAGGAAGATGGTGAGAGGAGGGAAACTCCTGAAGCGGTTGGTGGAGATTCAGTTGCAGAGTTGAATGAGATTGCAGCTGCAAGAGGATGTCTTGGCCGTTTCCA
This genomic interval from Brassica oleracea var. oleracea cultivar TO1000 chromosome C2, BOL, whole genome shotgun sequence contains the following:
- the LOC106320768 gene encoding probable 2,3-bisphosphoglycerate-independent phosphoglycerate mutase, which produces MGQGDGEVKKRVAFVLIDGLGDVSIPRLGYKTPLQAANIPNLDAIASAGINGLMDPVEVGLGCGSDTAHLSLMGYDPRVYYRGRGAFESMGAGLAMSPGDIAFKSNFATLDESSGVVVSRRADRHFEEEGPILCAALDGMKLPSFPEYEVRVRYATEHRCGVVVKGPKLSGNISGTDPLKDNRLLLEAKPLDESEEAKHTAKVVNELSREISRILVSHPVNAKRLSQGKNIANLVLLRGCGIRIEVPPFEEKHGLWPCMVAPTKIIAGLGMSLGIDILEAPGATGDYRTLLTSKAVAIANALSAPLNPCPNVFVPGEDGHKPGRSDGYDFGFLHIKAIDDAGHDKATLFKVRGLEAVDKAIRQLAKLLWQAETSTNYQYFLCVTGDHSTPVEYGDHSFEPVPFTMCRLREFVATVGGEAALLETSLEPFPLPTVVESAEYLTGKEEDGERRETPEAVGGDSVAELNEIAAARGCLGRFHGGEMMGVITKFLNVDVSVSQI